A genomic window from Macaca thibetana thibetana isolate TM-01 chromosome 16, ASM2454274v1, whole genome shotgun sequence includes:
- the LOC126939020 gene encoding late histone H2B.L4, which yields MYFICLNDLRFPKNKTELYFPVKKKYERANSATGKKRRWRKKRRKEAYFSYVGKILKQIHPDFSGRSWVLYALGALNAWQLESVSLEAFRLSFYNHRRAITGREILGAVKQRSSQKSF from the exons ATGTATTTCATTTGCTTAAATGACCTAAGATTCCCTAAGAACAAGACTGAGCTTTATTTCCCAGTGAAAAAGAAGTATGAGCGGGCCAACTCAGCCActgggaagaagaggaggtggagaaagaagaggaggaaggaagcctATTTTAGTTACGTGGGGAAAATCCTAAAGCAA ATCCACCCTGATTTCAGCGGGCGCTCCTGGGTCTTGTATGCACTAGGTGCTCTGAATGCTTGGCAACTGGAATCGGTTAGCCTGGAGGCATTTAGACTGTCCTTCTACAACCACAGAAGAGCCATCACTGGCAGAGAGATCCTTGGCGCAGTTAAGCAGAGATCTTCTCAGAAGAGCTTTTGA